The Paenibacillus dendritiformis region AGAGCTGTGAACAGCAGCAGCATCACAGCTTGGCGATGTATCATTTGCTTCATTCTTTGGATACGACGCGGCTCGTCATTTCGAATGACGGTTGGGAGCAGACGACAACCGATATTTGCGCGATTCATAACTATTCTCACGGGGGGCAGGAGGAACCGGAGAAATACGAGTACTATAAACAATCCCTTGCCACCAAAGAACAAATTTTGCAGGCTCAGTTGGCCAAGCGCCGAATCTATGCGAACGGCTTTGCCCATCAAGGCGAACCGATCCTGTTGACGGAGTTCGGGGGAATTGCCTACAAGCTTGGCGGCGACGAGGGGTGGGGCTATACTTCCGTGAGCAATGAGCGGGATTTCGTGCAGGATTACCGCAGAGTGATCGAGGCCGTCTACGCTTCCCGCGTGATCCATGGATTCTGCTATACGCAGCTGACGGACGTCGAGCAGGAGATCAACGGGTTATTGACTTACGACCGGAAGCCCAAGTGCGACTTGAACGAAATCCGGAACATCCATGAGATGTGGAATCAAGAGATTGTCGAGCACTAAGGGGGAAGGAGCTGATCGATACGATGCAAAAAGGATTTCGAACGATAAAAACGGTAACGATGGATAACATTCATGTGCGGGACCCGTTTGTCTTTCCTTATCAGGCGGAGGGGAAGTATTATCTGTTCGGCACGACGTTCGCCGATGGCAGCGGGGATATCGATCCTGTGTTTGAAGTCTATGAAAGCAGCGATTTGCGGCATTGGACAGGCCCTTATATTGCGTTTCAGCCGCCAAAAGGGTTCTGGGGAGTGCGCCATTATTGGGCTCCGGAAGTGTTCGAGGTGGACGGAAAATATTATATGTTCGCCACGTGCAAGGGCGGTATCGGCGAGCACCGGGGGACCGGCATACTCGTGGCCGATCATCCTGCCGGACCGTACCGGCCGCATAGTGATGGCCCCGTGACGCCCCGTGATTGGGAATGCTTGGACGGAACCTACTACGAGGATGGAGAGGGACAGCGCTGGATCGTCTTTTGCCACGAGTGGACAGAACTTTATGAAGGCAAAATAAAGGCGATTCGTCTTACAAAAGACCTAACCTCCTCTTACGGAGACGCGGTAACGATTCTGAACGCCGCCGACATGGAATGGATTCGTCTGTTCGGCGATCCGCGCATCGAGAAGCAAGGATACTTGACCGACGCGCCGTTCATGTATCAGGCCCGCAACGGCGAACTGATGATGCTGTGGTCCAGCTACTCGGTGGCGGGCTACGGCGACGAAGGCTTCGGCGGATATACGGTCGCGGTTGCCCGTTCCGCAACCGGTTCAATGGAGGGCCCGTGGAGTCACGACAAGGAGCTGCTGATGGATCGCAATGCCGGGCACTCCAGTCTTTTCCGCGATTTTAACAACCAATTATGGATTTGCACGCACTACCCGGATACGCCGCATGGCAATGAAAGAGCCTTATTCGTCCAGGTCGAGGAACTGGAATACGGATTGAAGATCGTGAAATAACACCAACACTCCCGCCCCAACTCCGGCAGGCGCAGCCTAATTTTGTTGATCTGGGGGATAGCCAAGTCAATCGGGCCGTCATTCCAATATCATGGAGTATCAAATGAAAGGAGGTTATTCGAATGAGCGGAGTAGGTGGAGTTGGGGGTCTCTGGACTTCGACAGGTGTCATCTTGGTTCTCTTTATTTTGCTCGTTATCGTTTCCAAAGCCTTTATCTACTAATAACATGGCTGTATCCTCCGATTGTGCTCATGGTTACCTTTCATAGCAGCCCTGCTCATTCTGCAGGGCTCTTCCGCTTGAATCCGGTGTATACTGGATGTACCGGTCTTACCCGGTGAGCGGAAAAGGCCGCTGAGGAACATCGGAGGATTTTTGCCGATCTGCCGTTCGTTGTCCATGCATTCAATACATTAATTCTAAGGAGTGAAACGAATGAACGCCAAAGAATTAAGAGAAAAAATAGCAGCTTCCTGCCGGCAACATGACAGCTTGTATGGAAAATTAGTCGCCCCGATTAATGACATGCTGATCGAGATGGATGCGGACATTTCAGAAAAAACAGCCAATCAAATTATAGAAAACCTTACATTGTTTCACGAAGGGGAAAAATACATAGCTGACTGCCATCTGGACGAAAGCGATAATTTTATTGCGGACGGCATCGAGCAACTCAAAAAAGGAAATCTTGCTGACGGAGCGCTGCAACTGTTTGGCGCGGGATTGAACTTCGCCAGCTTCGCGGCCAAGGCCGCTTCATCCAAAAATATTCATCCTCATGAAATGCTTAATGAACGCTTTAAACGGATAAAAAACGAATTGGACTCCTAATCCCAAGGCACAACAAGCCTGTATCAGCGCAAGCCTCGGAAATGCTCCGGGGCTACCGGCGACGACAAGAACCACGCCCATTATTCAAACGACCACGCCGCCTAATTTGGTGAGAATGAAGAGAAAAAACGTGTGGAAATCGGATCACCTGTGGCGACGGATGCCGGGCAAGATGTGAAAGTATATGTTGCGGATAAGAGCCAAGGACGAATTCGCGACGGCGCCGCAGTATTGGCGGAAGAAGAGGCGATAAGCGAGTTCACGAAAAAAAATAAAGTAGAGATACCAGTTAAAGCGAAAAAAGAAGCGGCGGATTCTTGGGTACAAACGTACAAAGAGACACCCGAAGATAAAAAAATATCTGACGAGTGGATTAGTGAAGGTGAATTAAAAAGAAAAGCAGATGTTCTACTGATTTACGGAGACTTGCGTGAAGGCGCTAATGCGCGAATGCTACAAGGTCGGGCCAATGGGTCTACGGGAAGAGAGAATTTACTCAAGTTCAATCTGCCAGAAAGTTGGAGCGGCACGTCAGATCAACCGGAAATCGAACTAAATGGTTTACGGATTAAATTGGAATCTGGTACATACTACTTCAAAGTTGAAGATTTGTATAAACTGAGCATAATTCCAAAGGATTTTAACGAAAAAGTTAAGTAACCCTAGGGCAGTGTGAGTTGATCAATGAACAGTTGAATAAAGCCAATCAAAAAATGCGTTTCAGTAAAGTGCTGAGGCGCTATTTTTTTCGTAAGGAAGGCAAATATGTAGAATAGAGATCGTTGGAAATGCAAACGCAAGGTCACTATACAAAATTATGTATAGTTGAAGATGATACGATACCCTTATAACGAATACTTTAGGGGTGGGCACGTCAATGAAGTGGGTAGTGAGAGCTTTTGCTGTGGCGATGGTTGCGGGCGGCATCTTCATGGGTTACTACGCTGGGATCGAACTCGTAGTAGTAACCGGTTCATTTCAGTGGGAGCTTGCTGTGGCATGGTGGTTTATCGGCTTGGTGGCCGGCGCCCTGTTCCTTACTCTTGACATCGTGTTGAGCCATCTGCAACCGCCAGAAAGCCCGAATACCGAAAAAACGAAACGCAACATGAATAACATCAAAATGAACATCATGGACAAGCTCACCATACATAAAAATGACAAAAACAAAAACAACAGAAGTACAACCATGCTTAGTATGGAGAAAAACAAGGTCTACCCTGTAAACTTCGGAACGAAAAGGATTGGCTTCACCAAGCGTGAACCATCGAAATCAAAGACCATGTAATGGCCAAGAGCCTCGGGAGCAACCCGGGGCTTTTGGATTTCTTGAAGCATATTTCAAGTGGAAATTGACATGCTAAATGTGATTAATCGGAAGTGAATCCGATGTAGGCTCCTTATGTTCATCCTAGCGACCGAAGAGATTCAATAGTGGAGGATTACATTATGCCAAAAAAATTAAAAATTGCCCTGATTCTCCTGCTCTCCATCCTTCTCATCATGTCAGGTTGCGGACCCAGAACCACGAAACCGGAGACGAATGAGGGCGCTGCACAAGAAGAAAAGGATAAAGGAAAAAAAGATGCTACGTCGGGTGCATCGATGGCGAATTATACGCCGCTAGAGGAGCTAAAAGACAGCTACGACATCGTGATCGTTGGCGCGGGCGGCGCAGGCATGAGTGCCGCGCTTGAAGCCAAAGCAGCGGGCATGAATCCGGTTATTCTCGAGAAAATGCCGGTTGCAGGCGGCAATACAAGCAAAGCGTCTTCGGGCATGAACGCATCGGAAACGAAATTCCAAAAGGAGCAAGGGATTTCGGATCGTAATGATTTATTTTACGAAGAGACATTAAAAGGTGGACATAACACCAACAATAAGGACATGCTTCGCTTTTTCGTCGACCATTCAGCCGATGCCATCGATTGGCTGGATTCCATCGGCATCACTTTGAACAACATCACGATCACGGGCGGCATGAGCGAGAAACGGACTCATCGTCCCAAAGACGGCTCGGCTGTTGGCCAGTATCTGGTGACCGGCTTGCTGAAAAATGTACAAGAACAAGGCATTCCGATTTTTGTCAATGCCAGTGTCAAAGAAATTATGAAACAAGACGGAAAAGCAAATGGGGTTAAAGTGGCCTTCACTCAACATGGCGAAAAAACGATCGCGGCGAAATCCGTCGTGATCACGGCTGGCGGATTTGGCGCCAACATGGACATCATCGCCCAGGTTCGGCCGGATCTGGAAGGCTATGTGACGACGAACCACGAAGGAAGCACCGGCGACGGCATTAGTATGATCGAAAAAATGGGAGGCACCACGGTCGATATGGAAGAGATCCAGGTTCACCCGACGGTGCAGCAGGAAAACTCCTACCTCATCGGCGAAGTGGTACGCGGTGAAGGCGCAATTCTCATCAACAGCAAAGGAGAACGGTTCATCAACGAAATGGCTGCTCGCGACAGCGTAACGGCGGCGATCAATAAGCTGCCGGAGAAAAAAGCTTTCCTTGTGTTCGATTCCGGCGTCAGATCGCGCGCCACAGCGGTTGAAGAGTATGTAAAAATGGGCTTTGTGAAGACAAAGGACACGATCGAGGCGCTGGCTGGTGATATCGGCGTACCGGCAGATCAATTGCATAAGACGCTTGATACCTGGAACAGTGCGGTAAAAAATAAGAAAGACGCCGAGTTCGGCAGAAAAACGGGAATGGACCACGACTTGTCCGCTGCGCCGTACTATGCGATCAGAATCGGACCAGGAATTCACTACACTATGGGCGGCGTGAGAATCAATACGAACACGGAAGTATTGGACCAAAACGGAAAGCCGATCCCGGGTCTCTTCGCCGCGGGTGAAGTTACCGGAGGCCTGCACGGCGAGAACCGAATCGGTGGTAATTCGGTCGCGGAAATCATCATTTTCGGCCGTCAAGCCGGTATAAAATCCTCTGAATACGCGAAAACGGCAAAATAAGCGACAGATCTTCCACACCTTGTGGCAGGGTGCAACAGAAATCGCAAAAAATGACCTCATCTTCACGCTGGCGTGGAAGTTGAGGTCATTTTGTTCATTAAAAAATAAATTGGGCGCCCCTTACGGGACGCCCTCATGGGAGAGGAGAAACCGGACGAAGAGCTTATGGGGAAACGTAAGTCTTCTCCGCGGTTGTCTACGACATTCAATGATGTCGATACTTTAAGGATTGCCAGTCGGAAGAAATATATACATCCCCCGGATAACTTTTTTTCTTTTTGCACGATGTCGGCGGCAGGGTGCGGATTTCATTTTTCAAAAATGGGAAATGTATGTTACGATTAACGTCGAATGTCGGCATTATCGCTGCATTGAAGTTGGCGGAAAGAAGAGAAGGTGAGACAACTGAGAGTGATATCGGGAACGGCCAGAGGCCGTACGTTGAAGCCTGTGCCCGGCATGGGAACAAGGCCGACGACGGATAAAGTGAAGGAAGCGCTGTTCAGCATGATTGGTCCTTATTTCGAGGGGGGCCGCGCGCTCGATCTGTTCGCCGGAACGGGCGGCTTGGGGATTGAAGCCTTGAGCCGGGGAGCCGAATGGGCGGTGTTCATCGATAAGGATGCGAGAGCGATCGAGGTGGTGCGCGGCAATCTGACGGCCACGGGGTTGGCCGACAAGGCCGAAGTGTACCGCAACGATGCGAGACGGGCGCTCAAGGCGCTCGCCAAGCGGAATCTTTCCTTTCATTATGTATTTCTCGATCCGCCGTACCGGTTGAAGGATGCGGATGAGCTGCTGATGGAGATGTGGGATAACGGCTTGCTGAGCGATGACGCCATCATTGTCGTCGAGCATGACGCATCCCATTCGTATTCCGAGCGCATTGGTCCGCTCTCGGTATGGAAGAAGGCGGATTACGGGGATATCGCGGTATCGATATACCTCGTGGATAACGAAGCTTCCGGAGAATAAGGAAGCGATTCTGTTGCAACCGAACAGATCAATGAGGCGCCTGCCTATGTTCCTATAGGCGCGATGCGCCTTTCAAGGAGGCTTACGATTATGAGAGACAATTACGAGCACGCATGCCGGCCCCGGACTGCGGTATATCCGGGCAGCTTCGATCCGGTGACGCTCGGACACCTGGACATTATCCAGCGGGCCGCGAAGCAATTCGACAAGCTGATTGTGGCCGTGCTGAACAATTCGAGCAAGAAGCCGCTCTTCTCCATTGAAGAACGGCTTGAGCTGCTGCGCACGGTGACGAAGCCGTGGCCCAATGTTGAGGTGGACAGCTTCAGCGATTTGACCGTCAATTATATGGATGCGAAGAACGGCGATGTCATTGTCCGCGGCGTTCGGTCGGTCACGGATTTTGAATACGAGCTGCAGCTGGCTTCGACGAACCAGAAGCTGAACCCCCGGGTAGAGACGATTTTCATGATGACGAATCCGAAGTATTCCTATCTCAGCTCCAGCATCGTGAAGGAAATCGCGCACTATGGCGGCGATATTAGCGAGCTGGTTGCCCCGGAGGTAGAGGCGGCGCTGCGGAATAAACATAAGCGCTGACCACCGGAACCGTGCTGCCCCGGCGCGTTCAGGTGCGCTTCCATCGTCCGATAAAGAGCGAGAGCGTCATACCGATGAGCAGGAGGATACATAGTACCGGGACAAGCGCCAATGATTGCAGCCATCCTGGCGCCGAAGCCAGTTCGGCAAGGGACTGAATCCAGGAGGAAGGCGCCTCCCCTAGCCCGTTCTCGGCGTCCAGCAGCCGGAACGCTGCCTGCTCCGGCGGCGCAAGCCGCAGAAGGCTGTGAAGCGGATGCCACAGGATGAACGTGAGCAGGAAGGCGGACGCGGCATGAAGAAGCCTCATCAGGAAAAAGCGGCTGTACCGCAAATCGGTTCCTCGGGTCAAGCTATGAACCTGCAGATGCGCGCTGATCCCGCTCCATGCAATGACGGCGCCGATAAGGGCGGTCTGGAAGAGAGGGGAGCGGAAGGTTGCCGAGCCGAGCGAATACGCGCCAAGGTTCACCTCGAACAGACCGTTCAGCAGATAAGCGCCGAATTCCTGGGGGACGGCAATCCGCAGCACCTGGACAATGACAGAGAACATCATGATATAGCCGCCGATCATCATCAGCGTCTGGACGGAAGATGTGACGGACTCGCCGAGCAGCCGGCCGAACGCGCGTCCGTCCCGGCGGTGGGCCTGCTCCATCGCTTGCAGCATCCGCTTCCATAGCGGCTTGGGAGCATCGGGCGCCGTTCGCCGTATGGGGAGGCGATCGGCTGCGGGATGATAAGCTCCCGTCCAACGCACAATAAACATCATAAAAAGGGAAGAAACCCAGTGCACGACAGCAATAACAAGCCCTAATTCGGCCTGCTGCAGGAAGCCGACTCCGACGACGGCGATCATGAAAATCGGACTGGCGGCATGAGTCAGGCCGAGCAGCCGCTCCGCTTCCAGGCGGGACAATTCGTTGTCTCTCCGCAGGCGGACGACGGCTTCGGCCCCGGCAGGATACCCGGCTGTCCAGCCGACGGACCAGGCCCAGCCGCCGATCCCGGGAAGCCGGAACAGCGTCCGCATGAACGGATCCAGCAGAACGCCGATGCCATGCACCCAGCCATAGGCCTTCAACATTTCGGATAGAATGAGGAACGGCAGCAGGGCCGGGAATATAATGGTCCACCAGACCTTCAACCCTTGCAAAGAGGCTTGAAATGATTTATCCGGATAAGCGATGATGCACAGCACCAATAGTACCGCAGAGCCCCCCATGATGAGCGTGGACAGCCGCTGGGAAGCGGGCGATGTGCGAAACGAGAACATGGCGGTCACCCCTTTGGCCGTAAATGAAGAAGCAAGGCTTCAAGCGCATTACGATCTCATGTGTACGTTACAGGGACGGGCTTTAGACCAAATATCGCCGGGCGATCCGAGGGCATAGGAGGTAGGAGAATGGAAAAGGAGTTCAGATCGTACGGGCGGCAGCCGAATTCTCCCCGCTTCCGCGGATGGAAGTGGATCTTCGCGGTGATCGTGTTGTTCTATGTCGTTGTGTATATGCCGACGCCGTATGTAATTTATACGCCAGGAAGCGCCGAGGAAGTGAAGCCGTTCATCAATGTGCAGGGCGGCGACGAGATGGAGGAGGGCACGTTCCTTCTGACGACGGTGAGAAGAACGTATGCCAATCTGGCGTTGATTGCGTGGCGGGCCTTCGATCCGAATGCCGAATTCGGCAAGAAGGAAGATGCGCTTCAGGGGAGAACCGAGCAGGAATATATCAATGAACAGCTGTTCAATATGAGCAACTCGCAGATGGCCGCGATATTGGCCGCCTACAATCAGGTGGGCATTCCGTACAAAATAGAGTCCGAAGGCATTTATGTTCTATTTAACAATAAGCAGCTGGCGGATAATGAATTCCTTACGAATGACCGGATTATGGAAGTGGAAGGCCAGGAGGTGAACGGCTTCGACGATTTACAGGCAGCCTTGAAAGGGCGGACCGCCGGGGAGACGATTCAGGCTGTCGTCGAGCGGGACGGGAAGCGGGTGCAGGTCAAGGCGAAGCTTGTCGAGCTCCCGGATCAGACCGGCAGCGGCAAGAAGCGGATTGGCTTCGGTCTTGCTTACGGGGAGAAAAAGCAGGTTGTGCCTACGGATAACAAGCATAGCGTGACCTTCCACGAATCCGATATCGGCGGTCCTTCGGCGGGCTTGATGTTCACGCTGGAGCTGATCAACCGCCTGACGCCGGGGGATCTGACGAAGGGGTACCGGATCGCTGGCACCGGGACGATCGATCCGTCGGGGAAGGTTGGCCCGATCGGCGGCGTGAAGCATAAGGTCGTGGCCGCAGACAGGGAAGGGGCGGTCTTGTTCCTGGTGCCTTCCGGCAACTATGAGGAAGCGAAGGCGAAGATGGACAAGATGAACACGAAGATGAAGCTGGTGAAGGTCGATACGCTGGAGGACGCGCTGGAGGCGGTGAAGCAGTTCCAGCCGGCTTCGTAGCATCATACCGGCTTCAGCCCCGGGATCCCGGGCGGACAACGGTTGGCGGATGCCAGCCGTTGTTCGCCGTTATGGGGATTAGAACCGGCGGGGCGGCTCATAATAGTCACGAAAGGCGGCTCTCGCTTCCCAGCCGCGGAACGCGTTGGCATAGACGGCGGTGGCGCGTGCGTCCGCTTCGAGGCCGGCGCGGCCGCCCAGATGGCTGTTGTCGCGCGTCATGTTGAGGACGACGGGAAGCTCCGCGCAACGCTTCATTCGCTTCAACAGATGGCGTCCGCGCTCGGTGAAGCCGAGCACCCGCACGTAAGCGGGACCCGTGCCGAGGGCGTCCGGGCCGAAATGAAATTTATCATGATGCAGCAAGATATGGGCCAAGGTCCGCATCAATTTGGTCCGGGTATAGCGCTTCGTTTTCAGCTTGGCGATCAGCGACTCGACGCCAGGCTCCTCCAGCGTCTGGAGCGTTTGCTTGATGCGGTGCTCCAGCCCCTCGGTCACCTCCAGATACCGCGCCAGCTCCTCGGGCGGGAGCAGGTAGAGGCGGTAGAACAGCTCGCGGCCGAACGCTTCCCAATCGAGCGGGGCCCTGCCGGCAGCATGCTCGCGCTCGAGGATGCGAAGCGTGCTCTCCGGCACATAGCGGGCCGCCGCAGCCAGTTCTCCGGAGCCGGACCAGAGGCGCCGGACGGCGGTGGCGCTGGCGATGGTTCCTTCCGGCGCTTCCGCATCGTGATAGCCGGCTTCGCGGCGGGGAATCGTCAGCGGCTTCATGTCGCTGTTCAGCCGCCGCATCGCCAGCAAATAGTGCAGCCCGAGCGAATTGTTCGGCTTCG contains the following coding sequences:
- a CDS encoding glycoside hydrolase family 43 protein, with amino-acid sequence MQKGFRTIKTVTMDNIHVRDPFVFPYQAEGKYYLFGTTFADGSGDIDPVFEVYESSDLRHWTGPYIAFQPPKGFWGVRHYWAPEVFEVDGKYYMFATCKGGIGEHRGTGILVADHPAGPYRPHSDGPVTPRDWECLDGTYYEDGEGQRWIVFCHEWTELYEGKIKAIRLTKDLTSSYGDAVTILNAADMEWIRLFGDPRIEKQGYLTDAPFMYQARNGELMMLWSSYSVAGYGDEGFGGYTVAVARSATGSMEGPWSHDKELLMDRNAGHSSLFRDFNNQLWICTHYPDTPHGNERALFVQVEELEYGLKIVK
- a CDS encoding flavocytochrome c, with the protein product MPKKLKIALILLLSILLIMSGCGPRTTKPETNEGAAQEEKDKGKKDATSGASMANYTPLEELKDSYDIVIVGAGGAGMSAALEAKAAGMNPVILEKMPVAGGNTSKASSGMNASETKFQKEQGISDRNDLFYEETLKGGHNTNNKDMLRFFVDHSADAIDWLDSIGITLNNITITGGMSEKRTHRPKDGSAVGQYLVTGLLKNVQEQGIPIFVNASVKEIMKQDGKANGVKVAFTQHGEKTIAAKSVVITAGGFGANMDIIAQVRPDLEGYVTTNHEGSTGDGISMIEKMGGTTVDMEEIQVHPTVQQENSYLIGEVVRGEGAILINSKGERFINEMAARDSVTAAINKLPEKKAFLVFDSGVRSRATAVEEYVKMGFVKTKDTIEALAGDIGVPADQLHKTLDTWNSAVKNKKDAEFGRKTGMDHDLSAAPYYAIRIGPGIHYTMGGVRINTNTEVLDQNGKPIPGLFAAGEVTGGLHGENRIGGNSVAEIIIFGRQAGIKSSEYAKTAK
- the rsmD gene encoding 16S rRNA (guanine(966)-N(2))-methyltransferase RsmD — protein: MRVISGTARGRTLKPVPGMGTRPTTDKVKEALFSMIGPYFEGGRALDLFAGTGGLGIEALSRGAEWAVFIDKDARAIEVVRGNLTATGLADKAEVYRNDARRALKALAKRNLSFHYVFLDPPYRLKDADELLMEMWDNGLLSDDAIIVVEHDASHSYSERIGPLSVWKKADYGDIAVSIYLVDNEASGE
- the coaD gene encoding pantetheine-phosphate adenylyltransferase, whose protein sequence is MRDNYEHACRPRTAVYPGSFDPVTLGHLDIIQRAAKQFDKLIVAVLNNSSKKPLFSIEERLELLRTVTKPWPNVEVDSFSDLTVNYMDAKNGDVIVRGVRSVTDFEYELQLASTNQKLNPRVETIFMMTNPKYSYLSSSIVKEIAHYGGDISELVAPEVEAALRNKHKR
- a CDS encoding nucleoside recognition domain-containing protein translates to MFSFRTSPASQRLSTLIMGGSAVLLVLCIIAYPDKSFQASLQGLKVWWTIIFPALLPFLILSEMLKAYGWVHGIGVLLDPFMRTLFRLPGIGGWAWSVGWTAGYPAGAEAVVRLRRDNELSRLEAERLLGLTHAASPIFMIAVVGVGFLQQAELGLVIAVVHWVSSLFMMFIVRWTGAYHPAADRLPIRRTAPDAPKPLWKRMLQAMEQAHRRDGRAFGRLLGESVTSSVQTLMMIGGYIMMFSVIVQVLRIAVPQEFGAYLLNGLFEVNLGAYSLGSATFRSPLFQTALIGAVIAWSGISAHLQVHSLTRGTDLRYSRFFLMRLLHAASAFLLTFILWHPLHSLLRLAPPEQAAFRLLDAENGLGEAPSSWIQSLAELASAPGWLQSLALVPVLCILLLIGMTLSLFIGRWKRT
- a CDS encoding PDZ domain-containing protein, coding for MEKEFRSYGRQPNSPRFRGWKWIFAVIVLFYVVVYMPTPYVIYTPGSAEEVKPFINVQGGDEMEEGTFLLTTVRRTYANLALIAWRAFDPNAEFGKKEDALQGRTEQEYINEQLFNMSNSQMAAILAAYNQVGIPYKIESEGIYVLFNNKQLADNEFLTNDRIMEVEGQEVNGFDDLQAALKGRTAGETIQAVVERDGKRVQVKAKLVELPDQTGSGKKRIGFGLAYGEKKQVVPTDNKHSVTFHESDIGGPSAGLMFTLELINRLTPGDLTKGYRIAGTGTIDPSGKVGPIGGVKHKVVAADREGAVLFLVPSGNYEEAKAKMDKMNTKMKLVKVDTLEDALEAVKQFQPAS
- a CDS encoding nucleotidyltransferase, whose protein sequence is MKTVGIVVEYNPLHNGHLYHLEQSKLAAEAEAAVAVMSGHFLQRGEPALADKWARTDMALAAGVDLVLELPVAYAVQPAEWFAYGAVATLQATGVVDALCFGSESGDLKRLRGAAKALAREPDGFAGRLRAELKAGHSYPAAYAAAAGPVLGGGDGGEAPAGSEAEPGGHWLTKPNNSLGLHYLLAMRRLNSDMKPLTIPRREAGYHDAEAPEGTIASATAVRRLWSGSGELAAAARYVPESTLRILEREHAAGRAPLDWEAFGRELFYRLYLLPPEELARYLEVTEGLEHRIKQTLQTLEEPGVESLIAKLKTKRYTRTKLMRTLAHILLHHDKFHFGPDALGTGPAYVRVLGFTERGRHLLKRMKRCAELPVVLNMTRDNSHLGGRAGLEADARATAVYANAFRGWEARAAFRDYYEPPRRF